The following proteins come from a genomic window of Shewanella halifaxensis HAW-EB4:
- a CDS encoding GGDEF domain-containing protein, producing the protein MLAQKINHNIWIREQDHPAISLPRWQQQVDLIDDLYQSKATVIIQSNGNQAQITCSSKQADNIFSGGDMLQREGLIDAICETISYGLVPFEPSKVVGSFACFNILLAIKLNWPDGRLFGCLVICDPAADKVSATSAAVCESVKALIQGELKQMYLMEQLQRMSVQDEFTCMLNPYGFNLMAPRQLSLSRRFGSHAGIIVLEDMPTPVHQQKYTESQRIRIIARVISESMREADISARIQDEQFIILAFVDNESNLDSLIARLRKRLNKEAPEINLVTGKCFFTPDTQLTLIPMQQEAIADLEKNRK; encoded by the coding sequence ATGTTAGCCCAAAAAATTAATCACAACATTTGGATTAGAGAGCAAGACCACCCCGCTATTAGCTTGCCAAGGTGGCAGCAACAAGTCGACTTAATTGACGACCTTTATCAATCTAAAGCCACGGTTATTATTCAGTCTAACGGTAATCAGGCCCAGATAACCTGCAGCAGTAAGCAGGCTGACAATATCTTCTCCGGTGGCGATATGCTCCAAAGAGAAGGACTCATCGATGCAATCTGTGAAACCATCAGCTACGGGCTAGTCCCATTTGAGCCCTCTAAAGTGGTTGGCAGCTTTGCTTGTTTCAACATATTGCTAGCTATCAAACTCAATTGGCCAGATGGCAGATTATTTGGCTGCCTAGTGATTTGCGATCCCGCGGCTGATAAAGTTAGTGCGACCTCTGCAGCTGTCTGTGAATCAGTGAAAGCACTGATTCAGGGTGAGTTGAAACAGATGTACCTGATGGAGCAACTGCAGAGAATGTCGGTACAGGATGAGTTTACCTGTATGCTCAACCCTTACGGCTTTAACCTAATGGCTCCTAGGCAATTGAGTTTAAGCCGCCGCTTCGGTTCTCATGCTGGAATTATTGTATTAGAAGATATGCCAACCCCTGTGCATCAACAAAAATACACTGAGTCACAACGGATCCGAATTATCGCTAGAGTCATTTCAGAAAGCATGCGTGAAGCCGATATTTCTGCTCGAATTCAAGATGAACAATTTATTATTCTCGCCTTTGTCGACAATGAGTCTAACCTCGATAGTTTAATTGCACGGTTACGTAAACGACTCAATAAGGAAGCACCGGAAATTAATCTCGTGACGGGTAAATGCTTTTTTACTCCTGACACTCAGCTGACATTAATTCCGATGCAACAAGAGGCGATCGCAGATCTTGAGAAAAATAGGAAATAA
- a CDS encoding L-serine ammonia-lyase, with translation MFSAFDIFKIGVGPSSSHTVGPMKAAKEFIDDVRQTGQFEQVTRLSVEIFGSLSLTGKGHHTDIAIIVGLGGNSPESVDIDAIPGFIADVEQTQKLPMGSEKQLVDFGHDAVIFHSHALPLHENGMMLHAYKGDEVVLSKTYYSVGGGFIVEESKFGKDVENPVEVPYPFNFADELLAICKETGLSISTIMFKNELAFNSEQAIYDGFGAVWETMHQAIEKGCQTEGVLAGPLRVARRAPALYRQLQTGERLSSDPMEIVDWINVFAMAVSEENAAGGRVVTSPTNGAAGIIPAVLAYYDKFIKPVGKQEYTRFFLAAAAVGSLYKRNASISGAEVGCQGEVGVACSMAAAGLAEVMGANAEQVCMAAEIGMEHNLGLTCDPVAGQVQVPCIERNAIAAVKAINSTRMAMRRNCAPKVSLDKVIATMYETGKDMHVKYRETSQGGLAIKVTSICG, from the coding sequence ATGTTTAGCGCATTTGATATTTTTAAGATAGGTGTGGGCCCATCGAGCTCTCATACTGTCGGGCCGATGAAGGCCGCCAAAGAGTTTATCGATGATGTTCGTCAGACCGGTCAGTTTGAGCAAGTGACTCGTTTAAGTGTTGAGATTTTTGGTTCTTTATCGTTAACCGGTAAAGGCCACCATACCGATATCGCCATTATTGTCGGCCTAGGTGGTAACTCACCTGAGAGCGTTGATATTGATGCTATCCCTGGTTTTATTGCTGACGTTGAGCAGACTCAGAAGCTACCTATGGGCAGCGAAAAGCAGCTGGTAGACTTTGGTCACGATGCGGTGATTTTCCATAGTCACGCATTACCATTGCATGAAAACGGCATGATGCTACACGCTTATAAAGGCGATGAAGTTGTGCTTAGTAAGACCTACTACTCAGTAGGCGGTGGCTTTATTGTTGAAGAGTCAAAATTCGGCAAAGATGTTGAAAACCCTGTTGAAGTGCCATACCCGTTTAATTTTGCTGATGAGCTACTGGCGATCTGTAAAGAGACCGGTCTAAGCATCAGCACCATCATGTTCAAGAATGAATTGGCATTCAACAGTGAACAAGCTATTTACGATGGCTTTGGTGCAGTATGGGAAACCATGCATCAGGCGATTGAAAAAGGCTGTCAAACTGAAGGTGTACTTGCCGGTCCGCTACGAGTAGCTCGTCGCGCTCCAGCACTTTACCGCCAGTTACAAACGGGTGAACGTCTATCAAGCGACCCAATGGAAATCGTTGACTGGATCAACGTGTTTGCTATGGCTGTTAGCGAAGAAAACGCTGCTGGTGGCCGCGTAGTTACATCACCAACAAACGGCGCAGCGGGTATCATTCCTGCAGTACTAGCGTATTACGACAAGTTCATTAAACCTGTTGGTAAGCAAGAATACACGCGCTTCTTTCTCGCTGCGGCTGCAGTGGGTTCATTATACAAGCGCAACGCTTCTATCTCTGGCGCTGAAGTCGGTTGTCAGGGTGAAGTTGGCGTAGCGTGTTCTATGGCGGCAGCAGGTCTTGCTGAAGTCATGGGCGCTAATGCTGAGCAAGTTTGTATGGCGGCTGAGATTGGCATGGAGCATAACTTAGGTTTGACCTGTGACCCAGTTGCAGGCCAAGTACAAGTACCGTGTATTGAGCGTAACGCGATTGCTGCTGTTAAGGCGATTAACTCTACGCGTATGGCTATGCGTCGTAACTGCGCACCAAAGGTGAGCTTAGATAAAGTTATCGCGACTATGTACGAGACGGGTAAAGATATGCACGTTAAGTACCGCGAAACCAGCCAAGGCGGTTTGGCTATCAAGGTAACCAGCATCTGCGGTTAA
- a CDS encoding GNAT family N-acetyltransferase, with the protein MNIRRAIKADIATLVALEQEHLQDELAVDKRDNSLDGQSFTQADLTTLVNQHWVVVAEVEGQIVGYVIAGRWSFFRQWPIYRNLLNRLPRLDYDRAKLTEKNCCQYGPIWIDSRHRGQGIFEALVTFVKKLVANELPYMLTFIAEDNAGSFAAHTRKGGMQVVDYISFDGRDYYLLVLPTNESFF; encoded by the coding sequence ATGAATATAAGACGGGCTATAAAGGCTGACATTGCAACCTTGGTTGCGCTGGAGCAAGAGCACCTACAGGACGAGCTTGCAGTGGATAAGCGTGACAATTCGCTTGATGGCCAGTCCTTCACTCAAGCAGACTTAACCACACTGGTTAACCAGCATTGGGTCGTCGTAGCTGAAGTTGAGGGACAAATTGTAGGTTATGTCATTGCGGGGCGATGGTCTTTCTTCAGGCAATGGCCTATCTATCGTAATTTACTCAATCGTTTACCTCGTCTCGATTATGATCGCGCGAAACTTACCGAGAAGAACTGCTGTCAATATGGGCCTATATGGATTGACAGTCGCCATCGCGGCCAAGGTATTTTCGAAGCGTTAGTGACCTTCGTTAAGAAGCTGGTCGCCAACGAGCTGCCTTACATGCTGACCTTTATCGCCGAAGATAATGCAGGCTCTTTTGCCGCCCATACTCGTAAAGGTGGTATGCAAGTTGTCGATTATATCAGCTTCGATGGGCGTGATTATTACCTATTAGTGTTACCAACTAACGAAAGCTTTTTCTAA
- a CDS encoding META domain-containing protein, with amino-acid sequence MIKQSLIVASLLLGLAACQSTPQVQVEDLAIEGTWHIESAQGQPVIDYSPAELIFDADGNLTGNNSCNNFFGGYVLSGQSLQLQPAGNTMKACVDALMAQEQRVMQVMPTVTQAQMEKGKLVLKDASDNTVMVLSKK; translated from the coding sequence ATGATAAAACAATCCTTAATCGTAGCAAGTTTGCTATTGGGTTTAGCAGCTTGTCAATCAACGCCTCAAGTTCAAGTAGAGGATTTAGCCATTGAAGGTACATGGCACATTGAGTCAGCACAAGGCCAGCCAGTCATCGATTACAGCCCTGCAGAACTGATTTTTGATGCAGATGGTAATCTAACAGGCAACAACAGCTGTAATAACTTTTTCGGTGGCTATGTACTATCGGGTCAGTCACTGCAGCTACAACCTGCAGGTAACACAATGAAAGCCTGCGTTGACGCACTAATGGCGCAGGAGCAACGTGTGATGCAAGTGATGCCTACGGTTACCCAAGCTCAAATGGAAAAAGGTAAGCTAGTGCTAAAAGATGCTAGCGACAATACCGTTATGGTACTCAGCAAAAAGTAA
- a CDS encoding GNAT family N-acetyltransferase, with protein sequence MIIRKGQIADLQALVNFNQAMAQETEGLVLDGQVLTKGVNTLLTSPEKGFYLVAEIDGEIAGSLMVTFEWSDWRAKDYYWIQSVYIRPENRRQGIYGKLYQAVKDIAAENGGAASFRLYVEQDNTKAQQTYSALGMEQSYYLMYEQK encoded by the coding sequence ATGATAATTCGTAAAGGACAGATAGCAGATCTGCAAGCGCTAGTTAACTTTAACCAGGCGATGGCACAGGAAACTGAAGGCTTAGTCTTAGATGGACAAGTGCTAACAAAAGGGGTGAACACCCTACTGACATCACCCGAAAAAGGCTTCTATCTGGTCGCAGAGATTGACGGTGAAATTGCTGGTTCTCTCATGGTGACATTTGAGTGGAGTGATTGGCGCGCTAAAGACTACTACTGGATCCAGAGTGTGTATATTCGCCCTGAAAATCGCCGCCAAGGGATCTATGGCAAACTTTACCAAGCGGTAAAAGATATCGCTGCTGAGAACGGTGGTGCTGCTAGCTTTAGACTCTATGTTGAGCAAGACAACACTAAGGCTCAGCAAACCTATAGTGCCTTAGGCATGGAGCAAAGCTACTACTTGATGTACGAACAGAAATAG
- a CDS encoding dicarboxylate/amino acid:cation symporter has translation MSIQQPSLVKKVWSSWMSVPLWLQIMIGMLLGILTGIGLGEQATYLKPIGTLFVNTIKMLIVPLVFCSLIVGVTSMQDTAKMGRIGFKSFAFYLGTTSIAITLGLAVGQFMQPGAGLDMVPHETAEVIKQAPSVMQTLIDIVPTNPIAALASGQILQVIVFAVALGIALVLIGEHGKPAIKVFESLAEAMYKLTDLVMKLAPYGVFGLMAWVAGEYGVDMLMPLIKVIVAVYIGCFLHVVGFYSFVLVVFAKLNPIQFFKGISNAIAVAYTTSSSAGTLPASMKCASEYLGVNKKISSFVLPLGTTINMDGTALYQGVTALFVAQAFGIDLTWVDYITIILTATLASIGTAGVPGAGLVMLTLVLTTVGLPLEGVALIAGIDRILDMARTVVNVSGDLVATTVIAKSEGEIDVEHYNANAEESAEMAERLKS, from the coding sequence ATGTCAATTCAACAACCTTCACTGGTGAAAAAAGTGTGGTCGAGCTGGATGTCTGTGCCCCTATGGCTACAGATAATGATTGGTATGCTATTAGGTATTTTAACTGGCATAGGCTTAGGTGAGCAGGCGACCTACTTGAAACCAATTGGAACGCTATTTGTTAACACGATCAAGATGTTGATTGTGCCACTCGTGTTCTGTTCTTTAATTGTCGGTGTGACCTCTATGCAAGATACTGCAAAGATGGGCCGCATTGGTTTCAAGTCGTTCGCTTTCTACTTAGGCACAACCTCTATCGCCATTACGCTAGGTTTAGCGGTTGGCCAATTTATGCAGCCTGGTGCTGGTTTAGATATGGTGCCTCATGAAACAGCTGAAGTAATTAAGCAAGCGCCATCTGTGATGCAAACCTTGATTGATATCGTGCCTACTAATCCGATTGCTGCACTTGCTAGTGGTCAGATTTTACAAGTTATTGTATTTGCGGTAGCCCTAGGTATTGCCTTGGTGTTGATTGGCGAGCATGGCAAACCAGCAATTAAGGTGTTCGAAAGTCTAGCCGAAGCCATGTATAAGCTTACAGACTTAGTGATGAAGCTTGCACCATACGGCGTATTTGGTTTGATGGCTTGGGTTGCGGGCGAATACGGCGTGGATATGTTGATGCCGTTAATCAAGGTGATTGTGGCAGTATATATCGGTTGCTTCTTGCATGTTGTTGGCTTCTACAGTTTTGTTTTAGTGGTGTTTGCTAAGCTTAATCCAATTCAATTTTTCAAAGGTATTAGCAATGCGATTGCTGTCGCTTATACCACCTCTAGTTCTGCAGGCACGCTGCCAGCCAGTATGAAATGTGCCAGCGAATACTTAGGCGTTAACAAGAAGATCTCAAGTTTTGTACTGCCTCTAGGTACCACGATTAACATGGACGGCACCGCGCTTTACCAAGGCGTTACGGCACTGTTTGTGGCGCAAGCTTTTGGTATCGATCTGACTTGGGTCGATTACATCACTATCATCTTAACTGCAACGTTAGCCTCAATTGGTACCGCTGGTGTGCCAGGAGCGGGCCTTGTAATGCTAACCTTGGTATTGACCACAGTGGGTCTACCGCTTGAAGGTGTTGCCCTGATTGCCGGTATCGACCGTATCTTGGATATGGCGCGCACGGTTGTGAACGTGTCTGGTGACTTAGTCGCGACCACTGTGATTGCAAAATCTGAAGGCGAAATCGACGTTGAGCATTACAACGCCAATGCCGAAGAAAGTGCAGAGATGGCTGAAAGGTTAAAGTCTTAA
- a CDS encoding aromatic amino acid transport family protein gives MQKDAISAQEVVQNDTATTKSMPWTRQDTTWMLSLFGTAVGAGILFLPINAGMGGFWPLMMMVAIIGPMTYLAHRGLSRFVCSSSKPGSDITDVVEEHFGVGAGKAITLLYFFAIYPIVLIYGVGITNTVDSFIVNQLGMASPPRFILSGVLILGMMSVMVAGEKFMLKVTQLLVYPLVAILAFMSIYLIPDWKMDALKVVPSTVDFLGTVWLTIPVLIFAFNHSPAISQFSVSLKREHGGNAARKADVILRNTTFMLVGFVMMFVVSCVLALSPAQLAEAKELNLPILSYLANVHESGFVSYFGPFIAFVAIISSFFGHYMGATEGMKGIITKQLRSSNKEVSDSKLNKFILGFMFFTIWGVAIINPSILGMIEALGGPIIAAILYLMPMYAIHKVPALAAYRGRFSNIFVVIAGLLAMTAILFGLM, from the coding sequence ATGCAAAAAGACGCGATCAGTGCACAAGAAGTGGTACAAAATGATACGGCAACGACTAAGTCAATGCCTTGGACACGTCAAGATACGACTTGGATGTTGAGCTTATTCGGTACCGCTGTAGGCGCCGGAATTTTATTCTTACCAATTAACGCTGGTATGGGCGGTTTTTGGCCGCTAATGATGATGGTTGCCATCATTGGTCCAATGACTTACCTCGCTCACCGTGGTTTGTCACGCTTTGTTTGTTCTTCAAGCAAGCCAGGCAGCGACATCACCGACGTAGTGGAAGAACATTTTGGCGTGGGTGCGGGCAAGGCAATTACTTTGCTTTACTTCTTTGCTATCTACCCAATTGTTTTAATCTACGGTGTGGGTATTACCAACACGGTTGATAGCTTTATCGTTAACCAGCTTGGTATGGCTTCGCCTCCACGCTTCATCCTGTCAGGCGTGCTTATTCTTGGCATGATGTCAGTGATGGTTGCTGGTGAGAAATTCATGCTTAAGGTGACTCAGCTATTGGTATATCCATTAGTTGCGATTTTGGCATTCATGTCAATTTATCTTATTCCTGATTGGAAGATGGATGCACTAAAAGTTGTGCCAAGCACCGTTGACTTTTTAGGTACGGTTTGGTTAACCATCCCAGTACTGATTTTTGCCTTTAACCACTCGCCAGCGATCTCACAGTTCTCTGTGTCACTTAAGCGTGAACATGGTGGAAATGCAGCACGTAAAGCCGATGTCATTCTACGTAACACCACATTTATGTTGGTAGGTTTCGTGATGATGTTTGTTGTTTCATGTGTGTTAGCACTATCGCCAGCACAGCTTGCTGAAGCGAAAGAGCTGAACTTGCCAATTCTTTCTTACTTGGCAAACGTGCATGAAAGTGGATTTGTAAGCTACTTCGGTCCATTCATTGCTTTCGTTGCGATTATCTCTTCATTCTTCGGTCACTACATGGGTGCAACTGAAGGCATGAAAGGTATTATTACTAAGCAATTACGTTCATCAAATAAAGAAGTATCAGATTCTAAGTTAAACAAGTTTATCTTAGGCTTCATGTTCTTCACTATCTGGGGCGTAGCAATTATTAATCCAAGCATCTTGGGTATGATTGAAGCATTAGGTGGTCCAATCATCGCTGCGATTCTTTACCTAATGCCAATGTATGCGATTCACAAAGTTCCAGCCTTAGCTGCATACCGTGGTCGTTTCAGCAACATCTTCGTTGTGATTGCGGGTCTACTTGCAATGACTGCGATTCTGTTTGGTTTGATGTAA
- the yjjX gene encoding inosine/xanthosine triphosphatase, whose product MKDTISIIVGSKNPVKVGAAQNALAILFPNKHIECEGVDAPSLVADQPMTEAETRLGAINRVKYCQDKYQADYFIAMEGGVDLFDHGPATFAYIAIAHKAQVSVGRGAQLPLPMPVYQALTQGQELGHVMDSMFNTVNIKQKGGAIALLTEGHATRQGNYTQAIILAMAPMLHPHLYIN is encoded by the coding sequence ATGAAAGACACTATTAGCATCATCGTTGGCTCAAAGAATCCCGTTAAAGTAGGCGCCGCTCAAAACGCCTTAGCAATCCTTTTTCCCAATAAGCATATCGAGTGTGAAGGTGTCGATGCGCCGTCATTAGTCGCAGATCAGCCTATGACTGAAGCCGAGACCCGCTTAGGTGCAATCAATCGCGTCAAATATTGCCAAGATAAGTATCAAGCCGATTACTTTATTGCAATGGAAGGTGGCGTCGACTTGTTTGATCATGGCCCCGCGACATTTGCCTATATAGCAATCGCACATAAGGCGCAGGTGAGTGTTGGGCGCGGCGCGCAATTACCTTTGCCCATGCCAGTTTATCAAGCGTTAACTCAAGGCCAAGAGCTCGGCCATGTGATGGATAGCATGTTCAATACCGTTAATATTAAACAGAAAGGTGGCGCAATAGCCTTGCTCACTGAAGGCCATGCGACTCGCCAAGGTAACTATACCCAGGCGATTATTCTTGCAATGGCACCGATGCTGCACCCTCACTTGTACATTAATTAG